From the Desulfonatronum thiodismutans genome, the window TCGTCCAGCAGGCCGACGTCCAGGACCGTCCCTATGATCTGGTACTCATGGACTGGCAGATGCCGGGCATGGACGGCATCGAGGCCATCCGCCGGATTCGCTCCGAACCGCAAAGCGAGACCCTGCCCCTGATGGTCATGGTCACCGGCTACGGCCGCGAGGAAGTCATGAGCCGGGTCAGCGACCGGGAACTGGACGGACTGCTGCTCAAGCCGGTCAATCCGTCCATGCTCTTCGACGCCCTGACCAGCTTTTTCGCTGATCCGTCCTGCACCTCGACCGTTCGGAAGCAGGACCGCCTTGTGCCTGCCCCGCCCCTGCCGGACAAGCTGCACGGCCATGTCCTGGTCGCCGAAGACAACCCCATCAATCAACAGGTGGCCAGGGAACTGCTGGAAGGCTTCGGCCTGACCGTACGTCTGGCCGACAATGGCAAAAAAACCTTGGAACTGCTCGCCGCGGAGCGCTTCGACCTGGTGCTGATGGACATTCAGATGCCGGAGATGGACGGGTATGAGGCGACGCGGAGAATCAGGAGTCAGGAGATGGGAAAAAATGCTGGAATGCCGGAATACTGGAATGCTGGAATTGATAAGGGAACCGATTTTGGCATTTCAAACGTATCCGGTCATGATGCCGGGGAGACGAATTCAGCAAAAAATGCATCCCGGCATCCCAGAATCCCAGAATCCCAGCATCCCAGAATCCCCATCATCGCCATGACCGCCCACGCCATGACGGGCGATCGGGAGAAATCCTTGAACGCCGGGATGGACGATCATATATCCAAGCCCATCGATCCGGATCTGTTGCAGCGCACCCTGGCGCGATGGCTACCCACGGACGATGGAGCACGAGAAACCGATGAACCCGCCACGCCGCCGCGAACCGCCCCGGCCAGCGCGGTCTCCTCCCCGTCCGCCTCTTTGCCCGCACTGTTGCCCGATCACTTGCCCGGCTTTGACCTTGCCCAGGGGCTGACCAGGCTGCGCGGCAATGAGAAGCTGTATCTGAAGTTGCTGTTGGATTTTCAAAACAGTTACGCGGATGGGTTGGAAAAAATCGAGCAGGCCGTCCAGGCCGGAGAACGCGAGCAGGCCGCCCGCACCGTGCACGCCCTCAAAGGCGTAGCCGGCAACCTGGCGGCCAACGATTTCTTCGAAGCGGCCCAGGAACTGGAGCACGCGCTCAAGCTCGATCCGGACACCGATCCAGGCGGCCTGGACGCGGCCCTTGCCGGTTTTTCCACCGCGTTCCAGACCGTGATGACCGGTCTTGCCGTCCTGACCCCGTCGGATGTCTCGCCGGAAGCATCACCGAATGCATCACCGGAGGCATCACGGAAAGCCTCCATTCCGGCCTCGGGAATCGTCCCTTCACCCGCCGAAACAACGCGGAAAGAGAGCCCGGCATCGCATTCCGACGTTGACGTGATCGCCCTCCACTCCCTGATTGATGATCTGCGTGAACTCCTGGAGGACGGCAACCCCAAGGCCGAGGAACTGGCCGAGAGGTTGCTAAACCGACTTGATGGAAGATATTCGGACCTGACCGGTCGACTGCTGCAAGAAATTCAGGACTTTCAATTCGAAGACGCCGCGGGGACCATCGCGGAACTGACAAGACGGGTTGGACCGTCGGAGACAAAATGACTGCACGAAAATCCCGTATCCTGATCGTGGACGACGAGCGACCAAACGTCCAGGTTCTCAACGCCATCCTTCAGGACCATTACGAAATCAGCGTGGCCTTGAGCGGCGAACAGGCCCTGAAACGGGCCTTTGGCGAAAAGAAGCCGGACCTGGTTCTGCTGGACATCCAGATGCCGGACCTGGACGGGTTCGAGGTCTGCCGAAGGCTGCAGAAACATCCGGAAACCAGGGACATTCCGGTGATCTTCATCACGGCCAAGTCCAATGAAAAAGACGAGGAACAAGGCTTGGCCGCGGGCGCGGTGGACTACATTACCAAGCCCTTCGGCCCGGCCGTGGTTCTGGCCCGGATTCGGGTCCATCTGGAATTGAAGCGAAAGCGGGACATTCTCCGAAACCTCTCCAACAAGGACGGCCTGACCTGCATCGCCAACCGTCGCCGATTCGAGGAATTCCTGGAATTCGAGTGGCAACGTGCCGTCCGTAGCGGCGAACCGCTGTCGCTGGTCATGGCGGACATTGATCATTTCAAATTGTACAACGATCATTACGGCCATGCCGCGGGGGATGAATGCCTGCGGGAAGTGGCCAGAAGCCTGAGCGGCATCGTTTCCAGGCAAACCGACCTGGTGGCCCGGTACGGAGGAGAGGAATTCATCTGCCTGCTCACCGGCACGAACCGGGACGGAGCCAGGGAAGTAGCCCGAAAAATGCGCGAGGCCGTCGCGGCCCTGGGCATCCCCCACGCCTTCAGCCCCGTGGCGCCGACCATCACCTTGAGCCTTGGCGTGGCCTCCATGGTTCCTCAACGGGACGGCAAGACGGCCCATGATCTCTTCCTGGCCGCGGACAAAGCCCTGTACAAAGCCAAAAGCACGGGCAGGAACAAGGTCGCCGTGCTGGACGGACTGGGCGAGACCAGCGGACCGTTCACCGCTTCGCGACCGGTCCGGGAACAACAAACCATCCTGATCGTCGACGACGAGCAGATCAACCTGAACGTGCTCAAGGCCATTTTCCAGGACGCCTACCAGATCATCAGCGCCACATCCGGAAGCCAGGCCCTGGAGCTGGCCCGGGCCTTGCCCGCGCCGGACATCATTCTTCTGGACATCCAGATGCCGGACATGGACGGCTACGAGGTCTGCGAGGCTCTGAAGGACGACCCGCGGACCAGGGACATCCCGATCCTGTTCATCACCGTCATGTCCACGGAAACGGACGAGGCCAAGGGGCTGCGGCTGGGCGCGGTGGACTACATCCCCAAGCCCTTTGACCCATCCGTGGTCCACGCCCGGGTGAGCACCCACCTGACCCTGCGCCGCACCCTGACCGACCTGGCTCGGCGCAACACGATCCTTGAAGACGCCCTGAGCATGCGCGACAGCGTGGAACGCATCGTGCGCAACGACCTCAAGCGCCCGCTGATGGATATCCTGAACAAGTCGGATCGCCTGCTCGCGACCCGGGACCTTCCGGCTTCGTTATGGGAAACCGTACGCGACATTGAACGATCCGGCTTCGAACTTCTGGAAATGATCGCCGCGTCCATCGACCTGTGGAAACTGGAGCGGGGCGTCTATCAGGTCGACCCCCATCCGGTGAACCTGACCCGCATCGTTCAAACCGTGCTCAGAGCCCTGTCGCCCCTGGAAGCGATGAAGAACAAGCCCGTCCAGCTCGTCACCGAAGACGCCCCAGCCACGATTATGATCCACGGCGAGGAGTTGCTCTGCTATTCCATGCTCCTGCACCTGATCAAAAACGCCCTGGAAGCCGACCCGCCGGACCGGCCGGTAACCGTGACCCTGGAACAAGCCCCAGGCCAGGACGCGGACCACGACACGAATCGAAACCAACAAGGCCATCCCCGAACCCGTGTCCGCATCGCCAACAGCGGCGTCGTTCCCCCGGAAATCCGCCCCCGGTTCATGGAAAAAGGGGCCACCTGGGGCAAACCCGACGGCAAGGGCCTGGGGGTCTACTCCGCCCGCCTCATCGCCGAAACCCTCGGTGCCACCCTCCAGGTCCACATCGACGACGAAAACCAGCGCACCGAAATCGTGCTGGAGTTTTCGGGGGAATAGGGGCGTCCTCTCCAGACACGGCGCGACACCTCGCGCCTTAAGCGATTTGGAATTAGCTCAATCGGCTCGGTCGACGTTTGTCATTTGTACTAACATGGATTATCGTCCACCCAAAATCACATCCCAATGGAGGACACCATGGCATCCACAATGACGGTCGGACCAATGCGGACAGCAAGACTTGGGCTGCGCGCCACGCCGCGGCAAGAAGCGCTTTTGCGCCAGGCAGCGGAATCGACGAACAGGTCGCTCACGGATTTTATCCTGGATGCGGCTTGTCAGGCAGCCGACCGGATACTGCTCGACCAGAAAATGTTCATGGTTTCCGGACACACATATCAAGCCCTTCTTGACCTGCTGGACGAACCGGAAACAGACAATTCCGGGCTGACCGATCTATACGCCCACCAGCCGCCCTGGGCGGCCAAATGATCTGTTCGCCCCCCGCACCGCTGTCCAAAGCTCACTTGCTTGGTGATTTCGACTGCGGCAAGCCTCTTCTCAACACATGGCTCACGCGGTATGCACTTCAGGCCCAGGGTAGCGGTTCCGCCAAAACGTACGTAGTCTGTCACGCTTTTCGTGTTGTCGGCTATTTCAGCATGACCGTCGGACAGGTGGAAACCCATGAAGCGCCGGAAAGAATCCGTCACGGCATGGGACGGTATCCAATCCCGGTGGTCATCCTGGCTAGACTGGCCGTTGACCTGGGATGGCAAGACCGCGGGCTCGGCGTGGGCATGTTGCAAGATGCCATTCGACGAACCTTCTTCATTGCCGAACAGGCGGGCATCAGAGCCCTCCTGACTCATCCCATGGACGAGAATGCCGAATCTTTTTACCGCCGCTTCGGCTTCATCTCCTCTCCCGTGTGCGAGCGACAACTCCTCCTGCTGCTCAAGGATGCCAGAAAGTTTGTTCAGACGAACCAGGCTGATTGAGTTTTTGCGTTACCCAGCAAAATAGTTTGCGGTATACTCCCGAACAGCGCCGACAGGCTAAGAGTTGGCCGGGGGGTCTGGGCCGGAAGCAGGGAGGGGCTGAGGCGTGAGGGGAAAAGAATGTTCTTGGTTCGTCGTTATTCGTCGTGGTGATGACGGGGTGAGAAGCTCTGGGGGTAGGAAGTGTCGCGGGAACGACCAAACTCAGCGGCGGATTTGTGCAGCGAAGCGAAGGCAAATGGCTCTTCGACGTTGGACGTGGAATTGGCAATTCTCCCCTGTGGTACTATCTGCATTCGGAATGAGTGTTTTTCGATCCCCATTTTCCAGGAGATAGCCCAATGAACGCGAATGACCTTCTGACTCTTGGCCTTGGATTAACCGCTCCTTGGCAGGTTGTCGCCCAAAAGCTTGATACCGGGAAGCAGCCATCCGAGCTTCGCTTGGAAGTCGAGGCGGACCGAGGCACCCTTTATCCGTGTCCGCAGTGCGAAACGCTCTGCAAGGCCCATGACTTCAAAGAGTTTTCCTGGCGTCACCTCAACTTCTTCCAACACCACTGCCTGATCAAAGCCAGGGTTCCACGAGTCAAGTGCGCCGAGCACGGCATCCACCGGGTCAAAGTGCCCTGGGCTCGCGAAGGCAGCGGATTTACGTTGCTCTTTGAGCAAGCCGTCATGCTTCTGGCCCGCGAGATGCCCGTAAACGCGGTGGCCAATTATGTCGGCGTCACCGACAAGCGTATTTGGCGCGTGGTGACGCACTATGTCTACCAAGCCATGGGCAAGCTGGATCTCAGCCGTTTATGCGGCATAGGCCTTGACGAGACGGCCACCAAGCGGGGGCATCACTACGTCACCATTTTTGTGGACATGGACCGAGAGACCCGCCCCGTTATCTTTGCCACGCCCGGCAAAGGTAAGGCATGTTTTAAGGAGTTCGCCAAGCATCTCAAAAAGCACGGCGGTAATCCCGACAACATTATTGAAGTCGTTTGCGACATGTCTCCTGCCTTTCTGTCCGCGGCCGAGAAGACATTCAAATACGCTTCAGTCACTGTAGACTGGTTCCATGTCGTCCAGATATTTACAAAAGCCCTCGATGAGGTGCGTCGGCTGGAAGCGAAACAAGTCGAGCTGCCCAAAGGGGTTCGTTGGGCGACCCTCAAAGGGCTTGAAGCCTCTCGGACCGAGGAACAGGACGCTGCCTTGCGAGAGTTGGAGGAACGTGGGTTGGCGACAGCCACGGCTTTTCGAGTCAAAGAATTGCTGCGCTGGGTGCGCCAAGCCGATACCAAGCAGGCGGCTCGATGGAGGGCTTCCCGGTTTTTCGCCTTCGCCCAGGAATTGATCGGCGACGAAAACTTGCTGAAGCCGGTCAAAAAGGCATTGAGCACGTTCCAAGAGCATTTACCTCGAATCCTGAGACGATGGGAGTCGTTGCTCTCAAATGCCAGATTGGAGGGCTTAAACAGCCTCTTCCAGGCGGCACGTTCGCGAGCCAGGGGATACCGCAACGAGGTGACATTCATCACTGTGATCTACCTGATCGGAGCACCCATCAGGGAACTACTCGTTCCATAGCAATTCCACGTCCAACGTCGAAGAACCAGGCAAATCCGTCCGCTGGAGTGCCTTGTTGGGCCAGGCGTTCACAGTATTGCCAATAATGACTGAATAGTCGTCCACACACCCGGTTGTGCCGCAGTTGCAAGCAGGCTTCCGATAGCCCCCTCCGTAATATTCTTAAGGCTGCGACCGACCTCCTTGATAACGGTCGGATTCGGTTCATCAAGTAACTGTGCCTCAATGGTTGCGATTTGAGCTCTTGCCTTTCGTTCATCTGCTGCCGATAGATTCAGCTCGCAGAGGTGCGCCCTCATTAGATCTACTAGTCGCTGCAAGTCCTCATTGGAGGGGATGGCATAGGAAATACTCTGCTCTTGCTGTGCGTGAATACCCTGCTGTATCGGTGAATTGTGTGCTTGTCCAATACTGAGATTGTTATGATTGAAGACATGGGGTGGGTTCATAAGGAGGTTTGCCTGATCCCACCCATCAGGCGTAAAGGCAACGTATCCACGACCACGATCAAATAGAAGACTTTGATTCACAAGTTCTTGGACGGCATCAAAAAATATGTCCTTATCAATATGATCGAACCCAATCATGACCTCAATGAGCGAGGCGTTCTTCGTCGTAAGATGTCCGATCTTTCTGAAGATTGCCTTCAATATCTGATCTTTTAGCTGTGAACTGGCCAATGCTTATCCCCCCGTTTTGTTTTCTATGTCCAACGCCTAGCTCACAGGAAAATTAGGAGCGCAGCGAGTAATTTTTCCTATACAGCTACTTGTTAGGAGCAGGCTGATGAGTTTCACTAAGTTTAAATAACCCGTAGTAGATCACGTACCCCATTGAAAATAGCATTACAGCCCCTACTTTATAAGATTCTTGCTTAACAGAGTCTAAACCCAGCGCAGATTTCACTGCGTCAATAAAAATGTAATGCTCGAAGTACCAAAGCACTCCGCTCGTAAAGCACAGCAGACAGGCAACTGCCCCCATAAGGCTTGTAGCGGCAAATGATAAAGATGAGTTATGTTTTTTAAAAAAATATGCCAGCAGTATAATTCCGGAAAGGGCTGTAAAATACATTGATACTTTAGGCTGCCCTTCGTTTTTGAAAATACCAATGAGAGAAATAATAAATATTAGCCCAACATAAAATAGCCAAGCTTTGTTTTCTTCGATCAGTCCCGAAAAGTGGCTGGCAAGGGCGATAAAAACAATAAACAAAAAATAGAAAAATGTAGCAGCGAAAATATAGAAAAGACTTGCTAATTCCCCTTGCACTAGAAAACCAAATGGCAGCTCAAAATTTTCCGGAGCGTTCATTACATAGAATGCACAAAGAAACGGCAAACAATAGGCCAAATTATAGATTGACGAATTAACGACCTTTGAATCAAACCCAAAACTTAGTGCCATACTAAAAAGCTCCTAAAGTTTGAAATCACCGGCGCTGCGCGGCTTTATCGCGCAGCGTCCGGTGGATTGATAGGTTAGGCCAATTGCATGAAACTAGGAAACCCATTTTGGACTGCCTCTTGGATTGGTAGTTCGTCAACACCGGCTATTAGCCACTCACGGTCCAACTGGAGTCTGGCATTCAAATTTTTCCATTCCTTAACCATCGTCTTCGAGTGCAAAGGCTCTCCTTCAAACCTGTGCCAGAAAACAAGCACTCTGTTTACTCGCTTTGTAGATTGGAGAAACTCAGTGAGAGCAACCTCAACCTCAGACTCTGCATGGGCTAACTCTGGAGAGATGCGAAACTCCGATGCGATAGCAACACAAATAATTCCTGGGATATCAGTCGGTAGCTGCTTTCTTGCCTCCAAGAGCGCGTTTTTCAGTTTCCTCCTATCCGTAATGGGGCCAGCGCGTCGGCTTTTAACCTCGATCGCGACCGGCTTTTCTTCAATCGACAATTGGAGATCGTAGTCTCGTCCCTTTATCCCCGTAGGTTTCACGAACTGAACGACGCAGGAGTTTTGAAACAGCAAACTCGCAGAATGAAGCTCGAAAAATACGGGTTCAAAATCTCTAGTCATGAGAGAGGAGATGAAGTCGTCGTATCCTGGCGCATGCCTCAGTAGAAATAGCATGTGGGCAAGGCGCACTACATTTAGATGAAACTCGGAAGCACCGCTATCAGTTGAAGTGTCTTGCGCAAATGGGGCAAGTCTGTTTTCGCCGAGCCGACAATGACTGTCAAACCAGTCTTCGCCAAGCGTCATATCAATTATGTAGTGGGAGATTACATGCCATTGCATGCCGTAACCTTCAACTGCGTATCTGTCCCGCAGAAAGGAAATCATGTTCGGATCAAAGCGCGGCGTCATTCTGTTGATCCCAATGGCCTAACGGGCCGGGGCTGACCGGCTTCGGCCTGTTCTGGAGTAAGCTCGCTTGCGAAAGGACAGGCCGAAATCCGGTCCAATCGGTTGTTCTCGACGCGGCATCTGCGGCGAGGGCAACCGACTGGACGCAGTCAGCCCCGGCCCGTTCCCGCGACGCGGATGCGTCGCGGGAACAACCAAGCTCACCGACGGCAATGGAGCGCAGCGGAATTGCTGTCCGGTGGAGCGCCTTGTTGGGCACTTTGAATATCCCAGATAATGGTGTCTGCGCTGAAATCCTGTTCATGCGGCCATGCAATTCCATGATGGACAGGGCGCACCGTGCAAAAATATGCCTCATTCACAAGTTCTTTGAATGCCCCTCCACGTAAATAGGGCTTGACATCAAAGATGCCAGAAATGCCACTACTTGTCTGAATCTCAATCCGATAGTCTTCAAGAGGGATGGCTTTTACGATCTTGTCCATAGATCCTCCTATCGCAATGGGTCGACTTTGAACACTGGTTCTCCAGAAACTGCCAACTTCCAGTTTGCCATCAAGTCTTCTCAGTGTATTTCGATCCACGCCTGTACCAGTTTCATCTTGGCTGGCGGTAGATTGCCACCGAGAACAGAACCATCCTCAATGGCGATGGTCGCTTCGAATTCTCCATATTCCGCGTGAATGTGCGGGGCACTATGCTTCTTGTTGTCGTAGAAATACA encodes:
- a CDS encoding response regulator, yielding MTARKSRILIVDDERPNVQVLNAILQDHYEISVALSGEQALKRAFGEKKPDLVLLDIQMPDLDGFEVCRRLQKHPETRDIPVIFITAKSNEKDEEQGLAAGAVDYITKPFGPAVVLARIRVHLELKRKRDILRNLSNKDGLTCIANRRRFEEFLEFEWQRAVRSGEPLSLVMADIDHFKLYNDHYGHAAGDECLREVARSLSGIVSRQTDLVARYGGEEFICLLTGTNRDGAREVARKMREAVAALGIPHAFSPVAPTITLSLGVASMVPQRDGKTAHDLFLAADKALYKAKSTGRNKVAVLDGLGETSGPFTASRPVREQQTILIVDDEQINLNVLKAIFQDAYQIISATSGSQALELARALPAPDIILLDIQMPDMDGYEVCEALKDDPRTRDIPILFITVMSTETDEAKGLRLGAVDYIPKPFDPSVVHARVSTHLTLRRTLTDLARRNTILEDALSMRDSVERIVRNDLKRPLMDILNKSDRLLATRDLPASLWETVRDIERSGFELLEMIAASIDLWKLERGVYQVDPHPVNLTRIVQTVLRALSPLEAMKNKPVQLVTEDAPATIMIHGEELLCYSMLLHLIKNALEADPPDRPVTVTLEQAPGQDADHDTNRNQQGHPRTRVRIANSGVVPPEIRPRFMEKGATWGKPDGKGLGVYSARLIAETLGATLQVHIDDENQRTEIVLEFSGE
- a CDS encoding type II toxin-antitoxin system TacA family antitoxin — encoded protein: MASTMTVGPMRTARLGLRATPRQEALLRQAAESTNRSLTDFILDAACQAADRILLDQKMFMVSGHTYQALLDLLDEPETDNSGLTDLYAHQPPWAAK
- a CDS encoding GNAT family N-acetyltransferase, which produces MICSPPAPLSKAHLLGDFDCGKPLLNTWLTRYALQAQGSGSAKTYVVCHAFRVVGYFSMTVGQVETHEAPERIRHGMGRYPIPVVILARLAVDLGWQDRGLGVGMLQDAIRRTFFIAEQAGIRALLTHPMDENAESFYRRFGFISSPVCERQLLLLLKDARKFVQTNQAD
- a CDS encoding ISL3 family transposase; this encodes MNANDLLTLGLGLTAPWQVVAQKLDTGKQPSELRLEVEADRGTLYPCPQCETLCKAHDFKEFSWRHLNFFQHHCLIKARVPRVKCAEHGIHRVKVPWAREGSGFTLLFEQAVMLLAREMPVNAVANYVGVTDKRIWRVVTHYVYQAMGKLDLSRLCGIGLDETATKRGHHYVTIFVDMDRETRPVIFATPGKGKACFKEFAKHLKKHGGNPDNIIEVVCDMSPAFLSAAEKTFKYASVTVDWFHVVQIFTKALDEVRRLEAKQVELPKGVRWATLKGLEASRTEEQDAALRELEERGLATATAFRVKELLRWVRQADTKQAARWRASRFFAFAQELIGDENLLKPVKKALSTFQEHLPRILRRWESLLSNARLEGLNSLFQAARSRARGYRNEVTFITVIYLIGAPIRELLVP
- a CDS encoding DUF2442 domain-containing protein, whose protein sequence is MDKIVKAIPLEDYRIEIQTSSGISGIFDVKPYLRGGAFKELVNEAYFCTVRPVHHGIAWPHEQDFSADTIIWDIQSAQQGAPPDSNSAALHCRR
- a CDS encoding DUF4160 domain-containing protein, with amino-acid sequence MSAISMFYGILILMYFYDNKKHSAPHIHAEYGEFEATIAIEDGSVLGGNLPPAKMKLVQAWIEIH